The sequence TTTCCTTATAAGAACAGCAGGAGTTGTGCAGCCAAACACAGCAGCCATGTGTGTCAAGTTGCAGCCCTTAACAGCAAGGAAATGTCTGGGCAGtcacaccttttttttaaaaataacaccaATTGTCGGTCAGATATTTTGTAGTGCTTACTATTCCAatgagaaacaatttttttttactctgcaGTATGAAAGTAGAAAATATTTATAGATGTAGTAATGTTGTGGCTCACTGGTTACTTTCACCTCTCAGTCAAAaaattgtgttcaaatcccattaaAAGCACTCAATACATGCTGACGTATAATAGTACAGTCCTGAAGGAATGTTTCATTATCAAAGGTGTCATCTTCCTGTTTAAGAAAAATGACTGCCCCTTTACCAGATGTAAAAGGGACCCATGACACTATTATACAGCCATTATCTCATGTTTTTGGGTCCTTAATGTATGCAAATTTTTTTGCAATGAAACAATGACTTCAAAAAGCAATTAAATGAACTGTGGAAGTGTTCCGGAATCTCCAGAGGTCGTAAAGCCTACTAAAAAAATCAATGACTATCTTGAAACTTTGctactgcaaattttgaaatgtggCAATGGAAGTAATTAACAGTAGTCAAGGCTTCCACACAAGATTTAATTCCCCTCTCTGACAAACACCTGGTATAATTTAAACTTGAACTTCATACATGGATTTTTAGAGCTGGGAAAAATGCCAGTGATGGGCTGGGAAAGCATGGGCTGGAAAAGTGATACAGAAATTATACAGCACTACAATGGCACATAAATGAACAGATTAACTGTGCAATAAAATTGCCCTTGTGTACATTTTGTGCAGACATTAACAGTTTAGGGAAGTGACATTCATGTCAGCCATTTTGTAGAAGTTGCATTGCAGATTCCTCTTACCgggcacctttccaaaatcagaCCTTGGAAGAAGCAAAGTATAACCAACTTTTCCTAAGCCACatgcactttgcagccaattatATGTAACGTCAGTTGAAACTTAGAAGCTGCTCAATCACATTCAACTTAGTCcaaatattaattgaaataaacCAAGTACTAATATTCAATATAAAACTGGGATACAAGGTGGcatttgaaatatgaaatatacCCTGCAAAGAAATCTGATGTTAAGTCCCCTTGGAGCTGCAGCTAATCATTGCACATCAAAAAGGAAGGAGTTACAAAATATGGAACTTCAGTAAGTAGGTAAACTAACCAGGTCCTCTTAAAACAGAGTTCCAATTAAGCTTTGCCAGCTAAAATCAGTAAGCTATTTTCTCATCAGCTAGTTACCTGAACTGAAGCCAAGTAATGTGCACAATGCTTAAAAACGTCTTCCTGATTGGATACATCAAATTCCTTTTGCAAGTGATGCAGCAATTACCAAATCAGTTATATTTTAAGTACAACTTCTACTGCAGGGATTATGCTTAAAGGGTCACTCGGCAACTGCAGTAGATCACACAAAAAAGTGTTTGCAGTCTATCATTCAATTTATTCATGCTTAAATTCTGCCAATATTGGTTAGAAGTATTTCAACAAACTGGTGTAAGGTTGAGCGTAAAAGTACTATAAGAGATCTACAATTTTATTTAAAGCACATTTACTGTCCTGTAACATTCGGTAATTATTACACTAATAGAGGTACTGGCACCAAATTATGGACTAAATCAATTCATTGGTGTGCTTACACTACAGATCTGCTGCAGACTGCGGATGCAGTCCTTCCAATTTTGGCCACAATCCATCCTGCAAACCAGTTAACTTGCACAAAACAGAGAGCATCATGAACACAAAGTGCAGGTTTAAGAAAACACAATCAGATTACAACCAGTGACTAAAAGAAATTGTGAACAAAGGGTTCCACAAACCAGCAGTAAGATTGGCATAGTCTCCTCAACACAGAAAATGAAATCACGACAGAAGTTACAAAAAGAGTTGAAAGTCTGTCTGTACCAGAAGAGTGAGCTGTATCCTATTACTGATGGCTGAAAACACAATAATAATTCAGctcttcatttaaaacaaaatattttaagtgtTAGCATTTTATGTAGCAAGCCTAAGTAAATAGCAGAAACAAAGCTCTCCAATATGCACTTACCGCTGAGCATCCTTTTAAATTGTTACACTCCTATTGAAATGGCAATTTAAGATTCCATTTAAGTATTCAAAATATAGGATTCAAAAAGGATTCAAGGGTACATGGACAAGCTAAGTGTTTGGCAAGGTAATGGCAAGTGGAATTCAGGAGACCCCCGTGTTATGgctgttcaggtaatggaaattcgctcTTAAATAATTCATGAGCAAATGAAGACgcttcacgttacagaaaattGAGAAACAGACTATTTCCTAGGAATGCAACCTCACCATAaggcaggggttgcctgtacaaTAAGGAAAAACATGAGGTGATCCACTTCAGTGAATGTAACAGGAAAGCAGAGTTTTAgtcaaatggtgagaaattgggttGCAATGATGTTCAAAGGACTTGGGTTTACTTGTACCACACATGTATATTAGGTGATTTGGAGGACAAATAATACATTAGCCTTTATTGCCAATGGATTTGATTACAGAAGTAAGGAACTCTTTTGGCCATGCTATATGGCCTTATTGAGATTACTGCTGGAGTGTTGTAGACAATTCTGGTCCAAGAAAGGGTGTagttgccatagagggagtgcagcaaaatcCACCAGACTGGTTCTAAGACTGCGGGGTTtggtgtatgaagagagattgagtagactaggactGTATTTTCTCaagtttcaaagaatgaaaggaaatagAAACCTAAAAAATTTTTCAAGGTCTTTACAGGCtggctgcagggaggatgttccccttAATTGAGGCAACCACAACCGGGGGCACGGTTTTAGAATAAGGGGAAAGCCATATTGGACTGACATGGGGAGAAATATCTGAAAATTCCCATGGGGAGAAAAGTGAGCCTTTGAAATTCTATACCCAGAGGCCACTGGAGGCTCACTCATTATGCTCATTCAGAAGAGAAATAAATAGATTTATGGATGTTAAGGGAGTCAAGGAATATGGTGACAGTGCTAGAAAATGGTCCTGAGATAGAAGATCAATCCCAatcttgataaatggcagagcaggctcaaaggatgGGATATCCTACTGCTGCCCTTACTCCTAAGTTCTTTTATTTCCAGCCAAAGATCCTCCAAAAAAGCAAGAGGAAAttaactagggaaagaataggtccatttcaggatcaatgtggtcatccaTATGTGGAGCCACACGAGATGGGCGAGCTGTTAAGTGAATATTTCTTAAaggtatttactgtggagaaggtcatggaagctaaggaattacattgtgagatgttacattttggtaagttaCACCAAGGCAGGACTTGCTAAGTAAatgagagtgttgtagaacagaaggacctcggAGTACACatacagagttccctgaaagcggtgacacaggtagacagggttataAAGGCAGCACTTGGcaggtttgccttcatcagtcagggcactgagtacaggagttgagacgtcatgttgcaactgtacaagtacaagaccacgcttggagtattgtgctcagttctgattgcccaactatgggaaggatgtcattaagcttaaaagggcgcagaaaagattcacaagcatgttaccaagactggagggcttgagttataaggagaagctggataggctgggcctttTTTCCCTGGATCGTAGGAGGccaagaggtgaccttatagtcatagataagatggatggtcacagtctttttttttctagggtaggggagtttaaaactagaggacatagatttaaggtgaggggggaaagatttaaaagagagccAAGGGgtgactttttccacacagagggtggtgggtaaatggaacaagttgccagaggaatatttaaaagacatcaggacaagtatgtggatagaaaaggtttagagggatatgggccaaatgcagacaaacattctggtcggcatggatgagttgtgccaaattggaattggtttattattgtcacttgtaccgaggtacagtgaaacatgtcttacataccattcatacaagtcaattcattacagtgcattgaggtagtacaaggtaaaacaatacagaatgcagagtaaagtgtaacagctgcagagaaggtgcagcgcaggtaggcaataaggtgcaagttcataacaaggtagattgtgaggttaagagtccatcttatcatactaaggaaccgttcaatagtcttataacagtgggatagaagctgtccttgagcctggtggtacatgctttcaggcttttgtacctcctgcctgatgggagaggggagaagagagaatgtcccgggtgggtggagtctttgattatgcaggctgctttatcgaggcagtgagaagtgtagaccgagtccatggaggggaagctggtttccgtgatgtgctgagctgtgttcacaaccttctgcagtttcttgtggtcctgggcagaacaattgccatactaagccaCGATGCATCTAGCTAGGATGCATCTATGGTGAATCGATAAAAACtgatgagtgtcaagggggacaaatttctttagcctcctgaggaagtagaggcactggtgaactttcattgGCCGTAGCGTCTATGcgattagaccaggacaggctgtttccatgctgtataactctataacaatTCTCCCATCTCATTGATGTTGGTGGGTTCCAGATTCTGCAGGATACTAGCTTTTCCTTAGTTCAAAATCAATGTACAGTGAGCAGTATGCGTAAGCAgttcaacacacaagatgctgactCAATAAATGCTTCTGAAGATGGAATGAGCAAATTCAAAatccaggaatttttttttaatttaaaaaaaagaggtgcaCCCACTTTACTCATTGCTACTGACCAAGAAATCTGGGAATTCTGGAATTAAGGGTGGGAACGGAACGGGTGGGATCCAAAGGGTGGGAacggaacttttaaaaaaatgtcacttTGTATGTCGATTACCCGCCATCAAGTGATTATCTTCCAATGATATGATTAACAACCTCTCAAAGGGGAAATACAATTAACCATTTTGCTTGCTGTGACTGAATGTGTATTGAGCAGCTTTTCAGTTGCTTTCAGGTGCCTATTTCCTCCACTCAGGAAAAGCTAGTCAGTGCATTATGGTAAAACCATTCCTGTAAAAGCatcatgattttctcctccaCTGTCATCATAAAAGAGGAATGCTTGTATTCATCACAGCTTCTAAAACTCAAATTAACACTTCTAGAAGCACCGAGTAAATCAAGGTGGAAAGGTTAGAATTCAACAAAAAACTTCATTATTACAATGCCTTTTTTGATTTGATCAACAAAATTCAACAGCAAAGCTCGGAGATATCAAGATAGTTGATCAAAAAATGAGTGATAGGTTTTTATGGAGCATCTTCAAAGGCAAAAGAAAGGTCGAGTGGTGGGAGAGATTAGGGAAGAATTCCTCAAGTTTAGATTCTTTGTGACTGAAGGCAGGGCTGGTAAAGGAACAAAAGAAACTGAAGAcgtttcagatgctggaattaggTAAATGCCAAGATCTAAGACGTTTTATCAGGGTGGAAGTAATTACAAGATTCATGAGGACAAAGTCTGTGGAAGGATTTTAGAACAACCAGAATTACCCTTGCAGCCAATGTAAATTAGCTAGCATGGAGTCAAGGCTGAATGGGTCTTGGTAACAAATCAggcaacagagttttggatgaactgaacattgtggagagtggaggggggggggggtgggggtggggggggaaggtgggaggggagcgTCGGTGGAAATGCCAGATCTACATGTAACAAAGCATTGGATCAGACTGCAGCAGATGATCCAAGGACAGATGCgactgagttacagagatgaaAGGAGACAGTAGTAAGTAATTGTGAGTACGAGGCCAAGTGGTCAAGGGTCAAACAGTGTAACAAAATTGTAAATAGCCTGACCCTACCTCCATGCGGtcaagaagagagggagagaaggaactGGTCAATGGCTCAGATAAAGCTGTGTTCCAACTCTGCTTTGTGTCAATGTTGTCATGTTTTCAAAGTTAATCTATTCCCAAGATTCAGAAttcaaaatatattgaaaaaatATCCATGTAAAAATATAATATCATTTAAACATGGATAAAGTCACTAAAAATCATTAATAGAAcaaaaatttcaaataattaaaaatgcaatttaCCTTATTCTTACCTTCCTTCTCGTGGCTGTAAAATTTGCACTGAACTAAGTGCAGCATTAAAGCACATATGTACTTTACCTCTGGACTTCATTTTTGAATCAAGTCCTGAATCTGCTGCCACATACGTGAATATAAAGCTGGAGGTTCACAATGAAACCACTTTCACTTATTAGCAAGCTTTGGCATTTCAAAAACCATTTATGTCGCAAGTTAAGAAAACAGGTACATTGAAACCAGCTTAATAATGGGATGAATTTTAAGTAAGTGTTCATTAAACTGTGGGCAACCCATATCTCTACCTAAATATTTGTCTTACCTTTAAGCAAaagtatattttgttttacaaacatacattaaaaaaaaactgaaaaacagTTCTTAATTCTTGCAGATACTAAAAAAATCATCAACAAGCTGTTCTACGCTTTGAAATCCTGTGCCTTCAAAATTAGCATGGAAGCAATCCAGTTGACTATACTGGCACTACTGGTAAATGGCCTGAAGGGTTCAAACACCACGGACCACGAGTCAGCAGCAGGATTAAGTCCAACAATTGTGACTGCATCATCATCGCTTCAAGACTCAAGTACCCCAATATCTCCAACTTTTTGGACAACCACAAGTATGTCAAACACAAGCAGACTGCCAAATGAACTTTCCAACTCCACTTCTGATTTGATGAATACATCTTCCACAACTTCACAAATGATAGTTTCATCGGAGCCATCTATTTCAAGCTCAGCCCCTCAGTCAACTTCAACTATTAAGTTTGCGACAACTCCACCAGTGATGAGTAAGTCAACCACGAGGAAACAAACCACCAATAACCACGATAGCAGCTTGAATGCAAGCATGATCATTGCTTGCATCATCGGTGCACTATTGCTGCTTCTGGTGGTCAGCATAATTGCTATTCTCTTGGTGAAGAGATTCTTAGGACCAAATACAGTGCAGGACGTCTCATGGGCAGGGACTTGCCCAGGTCCAACTGGTGAAGATCCTGAGCAGATAGTTGAAGGCTGTGATCTTAGTCCTGCTCCAGCGAAACGTCCCTCACTCACCACTTTTCTATCCAGAAAGTCAAAACGTGATTCCTTACTGGATCAATATAACATGGAGgtgcaggaggctgaagggatCAACAATTTAGCTTCAACTGAGACAGAAGAAAAGACACTGTCTGAAGTCAAAAATGataatgaaacagaaaaagaacCACTAACTTTAACTAAAACACCAAGTCAAGAATTCCCACCACTGCTTGAGGAACAGGCTCCTCCGAATGAAGGTGACCAACAAGCTCAACCACCTGCAATGGATACAGAGACTTCAAGGTTAACGCAAGGGGTCCCTGATGCAGTTTCAACCACTGATgattttcctcctccaccaatGGATATTCTGGATCTTGTGAATGATTCTGATTTGCCTCCACCTCTCTGAGTAAAGGTCTGAAGTACCAGATGTTTGCTTTAGCTCTCATGAGCGTAAAAGTaaggtgcattgaaggcagccCAGAGTAGGCTATTCTGAAGCCATGAGTACAAGCTGGCTTTCTGCAGCAAATGCTTCTGTGTATCAGCATATGCACACCATATTTTAAAATTAGACATGATAAAATTATCCATTATGCCTGAAGTGCAAAACACTGCATCTTACCAATATGCAAATTAGCTGCGGGTTCATGAACACAGGCGCAACATTTGCTCTGCATTGCAACCTCATTGTTGCACTTCTCCTTTTGGTTTAATTAAATGGATAGATAAACAGggtttgtaaattttttttgattttcaaagattGAAGACTattctttcaatttttatttcactcCCACCTCCCAGTACACATGGTGAAGAATCTTGAtatgctttattttgtttttattacctgGTCACCAATTCCTACTTCAGCAGTCATCCCATGTACAGTCTGTAATTGAAGTTGTCAACCATAGTACTACAGCAAATGCAGCATTTCCTCTATTTAGATGGCAAAGCAATTTTAAGgctacaaatgaaaaataaaacactttgcTTACACTTACATTTTCCTAAGCTGTTATTCAAGGTGCTACAGGTTGGCTTCATTTAGTAAATGAATATCCCAAGACagacaaactttaaaaaaaaattgctttccaAACTCATAGCATTAAGAATACTTTTAGAGTTCGATCTAGACTTGGTTTTTACCATTTCATCACATAGCTTTCCCAGGGTCCCATCCATCTTACCATTTTGCCCTCTAAATGGTATTTTTAGGCTTGGTTTATTTCTTCATTTGAAGTAATCTAAGTTATAAATTGCAAATCAACTTTCAATTGtgccaaaactgcatgcaatgaATGCATGCTTTTGCATATCTGCCAATTCCACTTTTAACCAATGCTTGCATTTACATtccatctctgtctccatctaatGTCCATCTGGAGACGGATCTGACTTCAACTCAGGGCTTTGTACATGCTCTTCATATACAAACTCTAATGGTGGTAATGAAGAGGAACATTTATGGGTGAAAAATCATAAGTAATTTAATCTGTGCAATTTAATTTCTACACGATTACATTCCAGATAATTTCTGGCTGCTAATTATGTACACGTCAAAGCTTTTGGGGAGAGCAAGGTATAGCAGTAAAGCCAATATAATATCAGTTAAACTACCTGATCCTTCTTCATTTCAATTTTAGGCACTTGGGATAAATCCATTAAAATATACGTGATTGTTGCTAGCAGGTTGTACAAGCAGCAATGAGTGTCAGAAACTTCAACCACGTTCTGCATGATTGCAAGAATACATCATTTTGGAGTTCCACTGAGTCTGCTTTTACACACTAGCACAGAAAAATTAAGCAAAAGATTTTTGGCACTGCAACAGGTTTCTGATTCTTGGAATTCTACGCTGTACGTTCCTTGGGATAATATGGTGCCAGCACTGCTTTGTGTTTAAAAGgattaccttttttttccccttaggAACAAAAGCACAAACAGGTGTAGAGTATACTCATTTCCTCcacaccaccccaaccccaatttgccaaggaaaaaaaaatcttcatcatCAATGTGACATGGtcaaaatccacaatcaatttcctCTATTTTCATTCGGGAAACATAATATTCCTTGCTGCTATGGTCCCCATTTTACTCACCATTTAAACCTTTTAAAATCATAGGCAAATATGCCACCAGTAAACAAGGGGCACAGTGGAGAGAGAATGCATTACAAAACATGGTTACTAATTAATAAGCATTTCAGTGGCATGCtaaatttgtaaatttttttaaCACTGTTAATCCAGATCTGCCTATTTTAATCACCAAGTTTTACATGTTACTGTAtaacaaataaaatgtaataaaggAAACAGGACCATCAACCTGAGTTTCATTAAGTGCATCTCAAATTAGACAAATAGAATATCGACTACACAAACATGAAAGTGTTTAAGTTTCAAGCTCTCCATGCTATTTTCTACATCAGGGAGGAAAGGTAGCAATACAATATAGAGTATATTGTCAGGTTGGCTATCCAGTAGTGCAGTGATGCCAAGTTTAAGTTAATTCAAATGAATGTACAGTATTTCATGTGGTTAAAATATGCAATCAATCAAATTAAATTAACAAACTGTCAAATGGGCTTGCAGAGTGACGAATGAATGACCTGTTTAAAAGCCCATTTAAATGAGCCTATATTATATTAAATTATAAAATGGTTTggaagtcattaaaaaaaattaagacagcTTCCAAGTATGCAGATGAGATGAACCATGAGGATAGACTTAAACAAATTTTAGACTGTAATATTGATGTTAACAATGTAAGACACAGGAGCATTAGTAGGTAATACAGCTCATTGAGCTcactctaccattcaatgagatcatggttgatctgacgcTTGGTGTTGACATTACTTTCTTGCCCAATCCCCACACACTTGGACTCCCCTATAATTCAAAAATTTCAGCTTTAAGTATTTTAATGACTTAACATTTCTGAGGCAGACAATTTCTAAGATTCTTCCTCTTCAGTGACAAGAAATCCCTGCTCGTCTCAATCTTACCTGGCCAACCATTTACTATGAGACCACATCCTCTAGTTTCAGACCCACCATTAAGTGGAACATTCATCCTGCCAAGCCTCCTCAGCTTCTTGCCTGCTTCAATTAGGTCACCTCTGTTTTTAATCTCCAGAGTGTAGGGCCAATCAGCTTAAATCATCCCAGTAATCAATCTAATGAATCCTCACTGCATTATGAGGCAAGTGTATGCTTCCTGAATTAAAGAGACCAAAACAGGTTCAGTCTCATCAAAGTCGTATTGAGCTGCTGCCAGATTTTCCTCACTTGTTCTCCACGTCCATTCCATTAAGAACTCCGAATGGTATTAGTGCATTTGATACCACTATAAATTAGGCCGATCTACAGTTTTTGACAGCACAGATGGAAATTTGAGAAATAAAGCGAAGCAAGACTCCAAGCAGAAAGGTAAAGACAAGAGCACTGGGGTTATTAGCAACATACAATAGAAAAGCACGATGCAAGATCCTCAGTTCTAAGATGTGGCCAGATGACTTGTATTTCCAAAACCCAGTCAATAAAGATCAAACCCCTTGACTCCTGAAATTAGTTGAGTAAATTTCCTCTGTATGGACTTCAgacaagcatatccttcctttgaTAAAAATGattgctctttcattttgcttttcagtATGGAACTGTCCTGCTGTATTCGGAATTAGTAACAGGGTGAACTTTCTCAAAGTCTACACATATAACATATGCACACAGCATTAACTGACTACAGGCATTTTACATGTAAATCCTAAATTAGCTACCAAGAATTGAGTGGTTAACACTTTCATTGGAGAAAAAAGTTTTGGCTTCACTCCAGAGACCAGGGAACATAAATCCAGGCTGCCACAATGTTGTAGTGAGGGCTGAGTAATACACCACTGAATGGCTTTTCATATGGAAGGAAAATCTTACGGCAGTGTACCTTTACTTTTTTTCCAGCGATATATACCCACACTTGCAGCTTGTCAATGTATTCCTATTTGTACATATAGCACTACAATGCATATTGCAAGTCACAGATTTGTAGATAGCATCTAAACAACTTGAATTGAAGTAATTTCAATGAACAATATGAAAAGTGGAATTAATCCAAATTTCGATCTTTTTAAAATAAGTCCTCCAACCTGTTATatattataaaagcaaaataatgctgaaaacattcagcaggtcaattaCCAGAAGAGAATTGCAAATCATCAATTTTAAATGCCATAGAAATAACATGTAATAATAGAAATTGCCACATTCATTCTAGATTTCCTACTGGACACCAACTTGGCTTTGTATTGCTGTCATCTCCAAGTTACCTGGTGATGGGTTCAAGCTGCACCCTAGAACCCTAGTACAGGCTGACCTAGGGGCAGGTTTGTGGGAACAGCATCAATGAAACCAGTGTAAAGTACAACTTCTTTTCTTCAATgcactttggaaaaaaaacaaagcaaggtCCACATCAGTGGTGTAGGACAGGCCATTAATATAATCATGTTCTTTCCAACTATTTTCTATGGACGAGAATCCATGAGGGTTTGAAGCATTAGTCAAATCTTTTAGCACAGGAAGTTCTTCTTTCCCCAGAGTATAGTGAACCTCTCAGAGGTGGTCTGCTGGTGCAGAGGAAGAAGATTTTCTGAACTCTGGTCAGAGGACAGGTGTGCTTTTGAGTGGAGCTGAGGTTAGCACCTTCATAAATGTTGGGTATCCAATATTCAGGCCAAAGCAAGCTCCTGATTATGGACATAACCCCTTGGGATATGACTGAcagaggagaattttcttcccatCACTTGAAATTATACTGGTTATGAAACCTATTCTTTTGACTATAGTTTTGGGTGTGGTGAAAGGGTTTCACAATGGTTTTGGAGACTCTGAATGGATCAGAAGGTATTTCCtgtctgtgtgtgaaaaattatAAGGGCTGCATTTTGAAGCTCACATGCTGACATTCATTTGGTGCTTTCTATCCTCATCACCAGcaattaaaaagggaaaatgttaaAACTATAACATGCAGATCATCTCTCACAGGATGCCATGGGAAAATCTGTCCCTCTTCCTACACATCAACCATAAACCACCTAAAACATTCATTGATTAATATGGTGATAAAGTTACATACTTGGTAGATTAAAAAGCAGTAAGCCCCTATGTTTATATATGACATCCCAAACCGTAACTCTATAACCATTATACAAAATAACATTTCATAGAATTTCTCATCACCTACCCCCTCACAGAAATAaacatttattgcatttatttttaaaatctgaaaggaAGAATGCCATCAAAACTGAACAGGT comes from Pristis pectinata isolate sPriPec2 chromosome 21, sPriPec2.1.pri, whole genome shotgun sequence and encodes:
- the LOC127581151 gene encoding protein EVI2B-like, whose protein sequence is MEAIQLTILALLVNGLKGSNTTDHESAAGLSPTIVTASSSLQDSSTPISPTFWTTTSMSNTSRLPNELSNSTSDLMNTSSTTSQMIVSSEPSISSSAPQSTSTIKFATTPPVMSKSTTRKQTTNNHDSSLNASMIIACIIGALLLLLVVSIIAILLVKRFLGPNTVQDVSWAGTCPGPTGEDPEQIVEGCDLSPAPAKRPSLTTFLSRKSKRDSLLDQYNMEVQEAEGINNLASTETEEKTLSEVKNDNETEKEPLTLTKTPSQEFPPLLEEQAPPNEGDQQAQPPAMDTETSRLTQGVPDAVSTTDDFPPPPMDILDLVNDSDLPPPL